From a single Rosa rugosa chromosome 7, drRosRugo1.1, whole genome shotgun sequence genomic region:
- the LOC133723376 gene encoding ubiquitin-like-specific protease 1D isoform X2, producing the protein MGSGANTDDRRYFKHVIPLPKTRATPSIFDFESEESSELERPNQATISGVPKGLRKDGRPPLVKLTAARLFRPPMVKFESFDDNTDCIMGNAFGRESLGLGNTQNKGEFLQKGLHSSRQLPSQSPASSSTYSDPHIWENMESFSAKTIKESIYYPSRDDPDSVEICYKHIKCLDPQTPLTSPVMNFYIRYLHQQASSSTATFHFFNTFFYNKLRNVVSEQKNNKKNPFDKLRRWWKGVHLLQKAYILIPVNDMFHWSLVIICIPDKEESQPIVLHLDSLGLHCSRSIFQNITSFLKEECCYLDHEGGLSDLPISGYWKYLCDHIEEKVLEVPQQKNHYDCGLFVLLFMERFIEEAPERLQKKDLAVFGRHWFKPEEASILRSKIRKLLMEKFRNESSKK; encoded by the exons ATGGGAAGTGGTGCGAACACCGACGACAGGAGATACTTCAAGCATGTTATCCCATTACCGAAGACCAGAGCTACTCCAAGCATCTTCGATTTCGAGTCG GAGGAATCCAGTGAGTTGGAGAGGCCCAATCAAGCTACAATCTCTG GTGTTCCCAAGGGATTAAGAAAGGATGGTAGACCACCTCTGGTGAAGCTAACAGCAGCTAGACTTTTTCGTCCACCAATGGTCAAATTTGAATCATTTGATGACAAT ACAGATTGTATAATGGGCAATGCATTTGGTAGAGAATCCTTGGGTCTGGGCAATACACAAAACAAAGGAGAATTCTTGCAAAAAGGTCTACACTCATCAAGACAGTTGCCTTCTCAAAGCCCTGCGTCTTCCAGTACTTACTCAGATCCTCACATTTGGGAAAATATGGAAAGCTTCTCTGCCAAAAC CATCAAAGAGTCTATCTACTATCCATCAAG GGATGATCCAGATTCCGTTGAAATTTGTTATAAACACATCAAGTGCCTTGATCCTCAAACACCCTTGACATCACctgttatgaatttttacatACG ATATCTACATCAACAAGCATCTTCCAGTACGGCAACATTTCATTTCTTTAATACCTTCTTTTACAACAAGCTCAGAAATGTTGTATCAGAACAG AAGAACAACAAGAAAAACCCTTTTGACAAGCTTAGAAGGTGGTGGAAAGGTGTTCATTTATTACAGAAGGCATACATACTTATTCCTGTAAATGACAT GTTTCATTGGAGTCTAGTCATTATCTGTATCCCTGACAAGGAAGAATCACAACCAATTGTTCTTCATTTAGATTCGTTAGGACTCCACTGTAGCAGATcaatttttcaaaatattaCAAG CTTTTTGAAAGAAGAGTGCTGCTATTTGGATCATGAAGGTGGTCTTTCAGATCTTCCAATTTCAGGCTATTGGAAATACCTTTGTGACCATATTGAGGAGAAAGTTCTCGAG GTCCCACAACAGAAAAATCACTATGATTGCGGTCTCTTTGTACTTCTCTTTATGGAGCGCTTCATTGAAGAGGCCCCTGAAAGGCTGCAGAAGAAAGATTTAGCAGTG TTTGGTCGGCATTGGTTCAAACCTGAAGAGGCTTCGATTCTGAGAAGTAAAATCCGGAAGTTACTCATGGAGAAATTTCGAAATGAATCTTCTAAGAAATGA
- the LOC133723376 gene encoding ubiquitin-like-specific protease 1D isoform X1 has translation MGSGANTDDRRYFKHVIPLPKTRATPSIFDFESEESSELERPNQATISGVPKGLRKDGRPPLVKLTAARLFRPPMVKFESFDDNQTDCIMGNAFGRESLGLGNTQNKGEFLQKGLHSSRQLPSQSPASSSTYSDPHIWENMESFSAKTIKESIYYPSRDDPDSVEICYKHIKCLDPQTPLTSPVMNFYIRYLHQQASSSTATFHFFNTFFYNKLRNVVSEQKNNKKNPFDKLRRWWKGVHLLQKAYILIPVNDMFHWSLVIICIPDKEESQPIVLHLDSLGLHCSRSIFQNITSFLKEECCYLDHEGGLSDLPISGYWKYLCDHIEEKVLEVPQQKNHYDCGLFVLLFMERFIEEAPERLQKKDLAVFGRHWFKPEEASILRSKIRKLLMEKFRNESSKK, from the exons ATGGGAAGTGGTGCGAACACCGACGACAGGAGATACTTCAAGCATGTTATCCCATTACCGAAGACCAGAGCTACTCCAAGCATCTTCGATTTCGAGTCG GAGGAATCCAGTGAGTTGGAGAGGCCCAATCAAGCTACAATCTCTG GTGTTCCCAAGGGATTAAGAAAGGATGGTAGACCACCTCTGGTGAAGCTAACAGCAGCTAGACTTTTTCGTCCACCAATGGTCAAATTTGAATCATTTGATGACAAT CAGACAGATTGTATAATGGGCAATGCATTTGGTAGAGAATCCTTGGGTCTGGGCAATACACAAAACAAAGGAGAATTCTTGCAAAAAGGTCTACACTCATCAAGACAGTTGCCTTCTCAAAGCCCTGCGTCTTCCAGTACTTACTCAGATCCTCACATTTGGGAAAATATGGAAAGCTTCTCTGCCAAAAC CATCAAAGAGTCTATCTACTATCCATCAAG GGATGATCCAGATTCCGTTGAAATTTGTTATAAACACATCAAGTGCCTTGATCCTCAAACACCCTTGACATCACctgttatgaatttttacatACG ATATCTACATCAACAAGCATCTTCCAGTACGGCAACATTTCATTTCTTTAATACCTTCTTTTACAACAAGCTCAGAAATGTTGTATCAGAACAG AAGAACAACAAGAAAAACCCTTTTGACAAGCTTAGAAGGTGGTGGAAAGGTGTTCATTTATTACAGAAGGCATACATACTTATTCCTGTAAATGACAT GTTTCATTGGAGTCTAGTCATTATCTGTATCCCTGACAAGGAAGAATCACAACCAATTGTTCTTCATTTAGATTCGTTAGGACTCCACTGTAGCAGATcaatttttcaaaatattaCAAG CTTTTTGAAAGAAGAGTGCTGCTATTTGGATCATGAAGGTGGTCTTTCAGATCTTCCAATTTCAGGCTATTGGAAATACCTTTGTGACCATATTGAGGAGAAAGTTCTCGAG GTCCCACAACAGAAAAATCACTATGATTGCGGTCTCTTTGTACTTCTCTTTATGGAGCGCTTCATTGAAGAGGCCCCTGAAAGGCTGCAGAAGAAAGATTTAGCAGTG TTTGGTCGGCATTGGTTCAAACCTGAAGAGGCTTCGATTCTGAGAAGTAAAATCCGGAAGTTACTCATGGAGAAATTTCGAAATGAATCTTCTAAGAAATGA